From the Solanum lycopersicum chromosome 10, SLM_r2.1 genome, one window contains:
- the LOC101259888 gene encoding uncharacterized protein isoform X2 → MSRFPVIPYDEQRLIEEVHYLHSLWHQGPPQPHPHVHPNLHPQTPVSLQPSGSTQFKKRNKQKSKRLKEAIVDSGVEWVCPSPAESNPVTESGWPSFTAQPKSRPHLPTAEELASVAGNRAQQQALKAVSEYLKYSIDDEEEDMYEDEDEDDMEVDKGEKNLNFFAKLFEENDGLREYYEKNSENGGGFICLVCSGVGKKGWRKRFKDCVGLVQHSITISNKRQTHRAYGQVICRILGWDINRLPSIVLSAGGKPSESSDKPVEAQGNKDAGGKDDTSGLSNTTDAVNIGSDELSQQKQSFSNENQQENGGGSRKLEGNEGDGGKNSLSGQSNTRDTVNIGSSELSQQNRSSGDENQPENGGFSTTLESTSETNANEDVSNDIPETAKKNADGASNCLEPLPDDIIVANEENNDVSKEITIVSEES, encoded by the exons ATGTCACGTTTTCCGGTGATTCCTTACGATGAGCAGAGATTGATAGAAGAAGTTCACTACCTCCATTCTTTATGGCATCAAGGTCCCCCCCAGCCCCACCCCCATGTCCACCCTAATCTGCACCCCCAAACCCCAGTGAGTCTACAACCCTCCGGTTCTACTCAgttcaagaaaagaaataagCAGAAATCCAAAAGGCTGAAGGAAGCTATAGTAGATTCTGGTGTTGAATGGGTGTGTCCATCTCCTGCTGAATCGAATCCGGTCACTGAATCCGGCTGGCCCAGTTTCACTGCACAACCAAAATCGCGACCCCATTTGCCCACTGCTGAAGAATTGGCTAGTGTTGCTGGGAACCGGGCTCAGCAACAGGCATTGAAGGCGGTATCGGAGTATTTGAAGTACTCAATTGATGATGAGGAGGAGGATAtgtatgaagatgaagatgaggATGATATGGAAGTGGACAAGGGGgagaaaaatttgaactttttcgCGAAGTTGTTTGAGGAGAATGATGGATTGAGAGAGTATTATGAGAAGAATAGTGAAAATGGTGGGGGATTTATTTGTCTTGTGTGTAGTGGGGTTGGTAAGAAAGGGTGGAGGAAGAGGTTTAAGGATTGTGTGGGTCTTGTTCAGCATTCGATTACTATATCGAACAAGAGGCAGACACATAGGGCTTATGGTCAGGTCATTTGTCGAATTCTTGGATGGGATATTAATAGGCTTCCATCCATTGTTTTGTCCGCTGGTGGTAAGCCTAGTGAATCTTCTGATAAACCGGTGGAGGCTCAG GGGAATAAGGATGCTGGTGGTAAAGATGATACGAGTGGTCTAAGCAATACAACAGATGCTGTAAATATTGGCAGTGATGAATTATCTCAACAAAAACAGTCTTTTAGTAATGAAAACCAACAAGAAAATGGTGGTGGCTCCAGAAAATTAGAG GGGAATGAGGGTGATGGTGGTAAGAACAGTTTGAGTGGTCAAAGCAATACCAGAGATACTGTAAATATTGGCAGTAGTGAGTTATCTCAGCAAAACAGGTCTTCCGGTGATGAAAACCAGCCAGAAAATGGTGGTTTCTCCACAACGTTAGAG TCCACAAGTGAAACCAATGCAAATGAAGATGTTAGCAATGATATACCCGAAACAGCAAAAAAGAACGCAGATGGTGCATCCAATTGTCTG GAACCATTGCCAGATGATATCATTGTTGCAAATGAAGAAAACAATGATGTTTCAAAAGAGATAACAATCGTCAGCGAGGAGAGTTGA
- the LOC101259888 gene encoding uncharacterized protein isoform X1 has translation MSRFPVIPYDEQRLIEEVHYLHSLWHQGPPQPHPHVHPNLHPQTPVSLQPSGSTQFKKRNKQKSKRLKEAIVDSGVEWVCPSPAESNPVTESGWPSFTAQPKSRPHLPTAEELASVAGNRAQQQALKAVSEYLKYSIDDEEEDMYEDEDEDDMEVDKGEKNLNFFAKLFEENDGLREYYEKNSENGGGFICLVCSGVGKKGWRKRFKDCVGLVQHSITISNKRQTHRAYGQVICRILGWDINRLPSIVLSAGGKPSESSDKPVEAQGNKDAGGKDDTSGLSNTTDAVNIGSDELSQQKQSFSNENQQENGGGSRKLENNSLIEANISKVIPETTKENTEGVSNCTGNEGDGGKNSLSGQSNTRDTVNIGSSELSQQNRSSGDENQPENGGFSTTLESTSETNANEDVSNDIPETAKKNADGASNCLEPLPDDIIVANEENNDVSKEITIVSEES, from the exons ATGTCACGTTTTCCGGTGATTCCTTACGATGAGCAGAGATTGATAGAAGAAGTTCACTACCTCCATTCTTTATGGCATCAAGGTCCCCCCCAGCCCCACCCCCATGTCCACCCTAATCTGCACCCCCAAACCCCAGTGAGTCTACAACCCTCCGGTTCTACTCAgttcaagaaaagaaataagCAGAAATCCAAAAGGCTGAAGGAAGCTATAGTAGATTCTGGTGTTGAATGGGTGTGTCCATCTCCTGCTGAATCGAATCCGGTCACTGAATCCGGCTGGCCCAGTTTCACTGCACAACCAAAATCGCGACCCCATTTGCCCACTGCTGAAGAATTGGCTAGTGTTGCTGGGAACCGGGCTCAGCAACAGGCATTGAAGGCGGTATCGGAGTATTTGAAGTACTCAATTGATGATGAGGAGGAGGATAtgtatgaagatgaagatgaggATGATATGGAAGTGGACAAGGGGgagaaaaatttgaactttttcgCGAAGTTGTTTGAGGAGAATGATGGATTGAGAGAGTATTATGAGAAGAATAGTGAAAATGGTGGGGGATTTATTTGTCTTGTGTGTAGTGGGGTTGGTAAGAAAGGGTGGAGGAAGAGGTTTAAGGATTGTGTGGGTCTTGTTCAGCATTCGATTACTATATCGAACAAGAGGCAGACACATAGGGCTTATGGTCAGGTCATTTGTCGAATTCTTGGATGGGATATTAATAGGCTTCCATCCATTGTTTTGTCCGCTGGTGGTAAGCCTAGTGAATCTTCTGATAAACCGGTGGAGGCTCAG GGGAATAAGGATGCTGGTGGTAAAGATGATACGAGTGGTCTAAGCAATACAACAGATGCTGTAAATATTGGCAGTGATGAATTATCTCAACAAAAACAGTCTTTTAGTAATGAAAACCAACAAGAAAATGGTGGTGGCTCCAGAAAATTAGAG AACAACTCCCTAATTGAAGCCAATATAAGCAAAGTGATTCCTGAAACAACAAAGGAGAACACAGAGGGTGTATCCAATTGTACG GGGAATGAGGGTGATGGTGGTAAGAACAGTTTGAGTGGTCAAAGCAATACCAGAGATACTGTAAATATTGGCAGTAGTGAGTTATCTCAGCAAAACAGGTCTTCCGGTGATGAAAACCAGCCAGAAAATGGTGGTTTCTCCACAACGTTAGAG TCCACAAGTGAAACCAATGCAAATGAAGATGTTAGCAATGATATACCCGAAACAGCAAAAAAGAACGCAGATGGTGCATCCAATTGTCTG GAACCATTGCCAGATGATATCATTGTTGCAAATGAAGAAAACAATGATGTTTCAAAAGAGATAACAATCGTCAGCGAGGAGAGTTGA
- the LOC101259888 gene encoding uncharacterized protein isoform X3, protein MSRFPVIPYDEQRLIEEVHYLHSLWHQGPPQPHPHVHPNLHPQTPVSLQPSGSTQFKKRNKQKSKRLKEAIVDSGVEWVCPSPAESNPVTESGWPSFTAQPKSRPHLPTAEELASVAGNRAQQQALKAVSEYLKYSIDDEEEDMYEDEDEDDMEVDKGEKNLNFFAKLFEENDGLREYYEKNSENGGGFICLVCSGVGKKGWRKRFKDCVGLVQHSITISNKRQTHRAYGQVICRILGWDINRLPSIVLSAGGKPSESSDKPVEAQGNEGDGGKNSLSGQSNTRDTVNIGSSELSQQNRSSGDENQPENGGFSTTLESTSETNANEDVSNDIPETAKKNADGASNCLEPLPDDIIVANEENNDVSKEITIVSEES, encoded by the exons ATGTCACGTTTTCCGGTGATTCCTTACGATGAGCAGAGATTGATAGAAGAAGTTCACTACCTCCATTCTTTATGGCATCAAGGTCCCCCCCAGCCCCACCCCCATGTCCACCCTAATCTGCACCCCCAAACCCCAGTGAGTCTACAACCCTCCGGTTCTACTCAgttcaagaaaagaaataagCAGAAATCCAAAAGGCTGAAGGAAGCTATAGTAGATTCTGGTGTTGAATGGGTGTGTCCATCTCCTGCTGAATCGAATCCGGTCACTGAATCCGGCTGGCCCAGTTTCACTGCACAACCAAAATCGCGACCCCATTTGCCCACTGCTGAAGAATTGGCTAGTGTTGCTGGGAACCGGGCTCAGCAACAGGCATTGAAGGCGGTATCGGAGTATTTGAAGTACTCAATTGATGATGAGGAGGAGGATAtgtatgaagatgaagatgaggATGATATGGAAGTGGACAAGGGGgagaaaaatttgaactttttcgCGAAGTTGTTTGAGGAGAATGATGGATTGAGAGAGTATTATGAGAAGAATAGTGAAAATGGTGGGGGATTTATTTGTCTTGTGTGTAGTGGGGTTGGTAAGAAAGGGTGGAGGAAGAGGTTTAAGGATTGTGTGGGTCTTGTTCAGCATTCGATTACTATATCGAACAAGAGGCAGACACATAGGGCTTATGGTCAGGTCATTTGTCGAATTCTTGGATGGGATATTAATAGGCTTCCATCCATTGTTTTGTCCGCTGGTGGTAAGCCTAGTGAATCTTCTGATAAACCGGTGGAGGCTCAG GGGAATGAGGGTGATGGTGGTAAGAACAGTTTGAGTGGTCAAAGCAATACCAGAGATACTGTAAATATTGGCAGTAGTGAGTTATCTCAGCAAAACAGGTCTTCCGGTGATGAAAACCAGCCAGAAAATGGTGGTTTCTCCACAACGTTAGAG TCCACAAGTGAAACCAATGCAAATGAAGATGTTAGCAATGATATACCCGAAACAGCAAAAAAGAACGCAGATGGTGCATCCAATTGTCTG GAACCATTGCCAGATGATATCATTGTTGCAAATGAAGAAAACAATGATGTTTCAAAAGAGATAACAATCGTCAGCGAGGAGAGTTGA
- the MBF1a gene encoding multiprotein bridging factor 1a: MSGISQDWEPVVIRKKAPTSAARKDEKAVNAARRSGAEIETVKKSNAGSNRAASSSTSLNTRKLDEDTENLSHEKVPTELKKAIMQARQDKKLTQSQLAQLINEKPQIIQEYESGKAIPNQQIISKLERALGAKLRGKK, from the exons aTGAGTGGAATATCGCAAGACTGGGAGCCGGTAGTTATCAGGAAGAAGGCGCCTACCTCCGCCGCTCGCAAGGATGAGAAGGCCGTTAACGCCGCCCGTCGCTCCGGCGCCGAGATCGAAACCGTCAAGAAGT CTAATGCGGGCTCAAACAGGGCTGCCTCTAGTAGTACATCATTGAACACTAGGAAACTTGATGAAGACACCGAGAACTTGTCTC atgAAAAGGTACCAACTGAACTGAAGAAAGCTATCATGCAAGCACGACAAGACAAAAAGCTGACTCAGTCTCAACTTGCTCAA TTGATAAATGAGAAGCCACAGATCATCCAAGAATACGAATCAGGAAAGGCAATTCCAAACCAACAAATAATCTCAAAACTGGAGAGAGCTCTTGGAGCGAAACTTCGAgggaagaaataa
- the LOC101259583 gene encoding protein DETOXIFICATION 18, whose protein sequence is MASSGPKIPLLASSSSSSGISSNSLCAKLIDVEEAKNQILFSLPMIVVNSCFYFINLVSVMFAGHLGKLELAASNLANSWAMVTGFSFMVGLSGALETLCGQGYGAKMYRMLGIHLQASCIISFFFSVVISVIWWYSDMILILLHQDPDIAREAGIFLRFLIPGLFAYSFLQNILRFLQSQSIIMPLAFCSVGSLVIHIGISYALVHWTGLAFKGASLAASISIWIALLTLGLYVLLSKRFNHIWRDGLSFESFHHILTNLKLALPSAAMVCLEYWAFELLVLLAGLMPNSGTTTSVVAMCVNTQNIAYMISYGLSAAASTRVANELGAGNPDKAKHAMFVTLKLSVLLAIAVDLALFLGHDVWASLFSDSAEIVNKFASMTPLLLISFVFDFIQGILSGVTRGCGWQHLAMCINLATFYFIGMPIAGLLAFMFNLHSQGLWLGLICGLAFQSSGLLLLTLMTRWGEVQVSTNSNRENVLLA, encoded by the exons atggCTTCATCCGGTCCGAAAATTCCCCTGTTAGcgtcttcatcatcatcatcaggcATTTCATCGAACAGTTTGTGTGCAAAGTTGATCGACGTAGAAGAAGCTAAGAAtcagattttattttcattgccaATGATTGTAGTGAACAGTTGTTTCTACTTCATCAACCTTGTTTCCGTCATGTTCGCCGGACACCTCGGGAAACTCGAGCTTGCTGCTTCAAATCTCGCTAATTCATGGGCTATGGTTACTGGTTTCAGTTTCATG GTTGGTCTAAGTGGTGCACTTGAGACATTATGCGGCCAAGGATACGGAGCAAAAATGTACAGAATGTTGGGTATACATTTGCAGGCATCGTGCATCATATCGTTCTTCTTTTCCGTGGTGATTTCTGTCATTTGGTGGTATTCTGATATGATTCTGATTTTACTTCATCAAGATCCTGACATAGCTAGAGAAGCCGGCATATTCTTGAGGTTCCTCATTCCTGGATTGTTTGCATATAGTTTTCTGCAAAACATTTTGAGGTTTCTTCAGTCACAGTCAATCATCATGCCTCTGGCTTTCTGTTCTGTTGGATCTTTAGTTATCCACATTGGGATTTCCTATGCCTTGGTTCATTGGACAGGTCTTGCTTTTAAAGGAGCATCATTAGCGGCTTCTATTTCGATCTGGATCGCACTTCTCACGTTGGGCCTATACGTGCTCCTTTCGAAGAGATTCAACCATATCTGGAGAGATGGTCTCTCGTTCGAGTCATTTCATCATATCCTTacaaatttgaagttggctTTGCCCTCTGCTGCCATGGTATG CTTGGAGTACTGGGCTTTTGAGCTTCTTGTGTTATTGGCTGGTTTGATGCCAAACTCAGGAACAACTACTTCTGTGGTAGCTATGTG TGTAAATACACAAAACATAGCCTACATGATATCTTATGGTCTGAGTGCAGCTGCAAG CACTAGGGTGGCAAACGAGTTAGGAGCTGGAAATCCTGATAAAGCTAAGCATGCTATGTTTGTTACTCTCAAGCTATCTGTTCTTCTTGCCATTGCAGTTGATTTGGCTCTATTTTTAGGTCATGATGTCTGGGCTAGCCTATTCAGTGATAGCGCGGAGATAGTTAACAAATTTGCCTCCATGACACCTCTCCTCTTGATCTCCTTTGTGTTCGATTTCATTCAAGGAATCCTCTCAG GGGTTACTAGGGGTTGTGGATGGCAACATTTGGCTATGTGCATCAACTTGGCGACATTTTATTTCATCGGCATGCCAATAGCCGGCCTCCTTGCTTTCATGTTCAACCTACATTCTCAG GGTTTATGGTTGGGCTTGATTTGTGGTCTAGCCTTCCAATCTTCTGGCTTGTTGCTACTTACATTGATGACCAGATGGGGAGAAGTACAAGTCTCAACCAATAGCAATAGAGAAAATGTACTCCTAGCTTAA
- the LOC101266567 gene encoding protein DETOXIFICATION 18-like, whose product MTITNLNAPSPEEIVVPSAPASSPAPTPTPAPVPTPAPSSEKTPAWSPEQTPARPPEKTPAPALTPGLGPTPAPVSTLVEQKNNPMNKSCGQIINCKEAKNQVLFSVPMIVVNGCFYFISLVSVMFAGHLGKLELASSNLANSWAMVTGFSFMVGLSGALETLCGQGYGAKMFRMLGIHLQTSSIISFFFSIVVSVIWWYSDRILILLHQEPAIAHEAGVFLKFLIPGLFAYAFLQNIVRFLQAQSIILPLACIAVAALVLHIGIAYALVHWTHLGFKGAALAVSISFWITFIALSLYVLFSKKFSHIRPEGLSSEPLQHLLSNLKLALPSAGMVCLEYWAFEILVLLAGLMPNAETTTSVVAMCVNTETIAYMISYGLSAAASTRVSNEIGAGNIRKAKQAMAVTLKLAIVAALIVDLALGFGHNAWAGLFSEEAEIIRKFASMTPLLLVSFLFDFIQGILSGVARGCGWQRFAMCINLASFYFVGMTIGAILAFKFNKGYKGLWVGLICGLACQSTSLLLLTFFIKWGKEDQVSKHTNNENESQP is encoded by the exons ATGACAATAACTAATTTGAACGCCCCGTCACCGGAGGAGATTGTCGTCCCATCGGCACCAGCATCATCACCGGCACCAACCCCGACACCGGCACCGGTACCAACTCCGGCACCGTCATCGGAAAAAACTCCGGCATGGTCACCGGAACAAACTCCAGCACGGCCACCGGAAAAAACTCCGGCACCGGCACTAACTCCGGGACTGGGACCAACTCCGGCACCGGTATCAACATTGGTTGAACAAAAGAACAATCCAATGAACAAGTCATGCGGACAGATAATCAATTGTAAAGAAGCGAAAAATCAAGTGTTGTTCTCCGTTCCGATGATCGTAGTGAACGGTTGTTTCTACTTCATCAGCCTCGTCTCCGTCATGTTTGCCGGACACCTCGGGAAACTCGAGCTGGCTTCCTCGAATCTCGCTAATTCATGGGCCATGGTTACTGGTTTCTCTTTCATG GTCGGGCTAAGTGGTGCACTTGAGACATTATGTGGTCAAGGATACGGCGCGAAAATGTTCAGGATGTTAGGGATACATCTTCAAACATCGAGCATCATATCGTTCTTCTTTTCTATCGTTGTTTCTGTCATTTGGTGGTATTCGGATCGAATTCTGATTTTACTTCATCAAGAAcctgcaatagcacatgaagcAGGGGTGTTCTTGAAGTTCCTCATACCGGGATTGTTTGCGTATGCTTTCTTGCAAAACATTGTGAGGTTTCTTCAAGCTCAATCGATCATCTTACCTTTAGCTTGCATCGCGGTTGCAGCTCTAGTTCTCCACATTGGCATTGCTTATGCTCTGGTTCATTGGACACATCTTGGTTTCAAAGGAGCAGCATTAGCTGTTTCGATTTCATTTTGGATCACATTCATCGCGTTGAGTCTATACGTGCTTTTCTCCAAGAAGTTTAGTCATATAAGGCCCGAAGGTCTCTCATCCGAGCCACTTCAACATCTtctttcaaacttgaagttggCTTTGCCCTCTGCTGGCATGGTGTG CTTGGAGTACTGGGCGTTTGAGATTCTTGTGTTGTTAGCTGGTTTGATGCCAAACGCGGAAACAACTACTTCTGTTGTTGCAATGTG TGTAAATACAGAAACCATAGCCTACATGATATCTTATGGCCTCAGTGCAGCTGCAAG CACGAGGGTGTCAAACGAGATAGGAGCAGGAAATATCCGCAAAGCTAAACAAGCTATGGCTGTTACTCTCAAACTAGCTATTGTTGCTGCACTCATAGTTGATTTAGCCCTAGGTTTTGGTCACAATGCCTGGGCTGGCCTCTTCAGTGAGGAAGCGGAGATTATTCGTAAATTTGCCTCAATGACACCTCTCCTATTAGTCTCTTTCTTGTTCGATTTCATACAAGGAATTCTATCAG GAGTGGCAAGAGGATGTGGATGGCAACGTTTCGCAATGTGCATCAACTTGGCAAGTTTCTATTTCGTTGGTATGACAATAGGCGCAATCTTGGCTTTCAAGTTCAATAAAGGATATAAG GGTTTATGGGTAGGGTTGATTTGTGGTCTAGCATGCCAATCTACTAGCTTGTTGCTATTGACATTCTTTATAAAATGGGGAAAAGAAGATCAAGTCTCAAAGCATACCAACAATGAAAATGAATCCCAACCTTAA
- the LOC101266272 gene encoding protein DETOXIFICATION 18-like has protein sequence MTITNLNAPSPSPSPTPAPAPEQTPAWSPEKTPAPTPAPASTLVEQKENPMNKSCGQIINCKEAKNQVLFSVPMIVVNGCFYFISLVSVMFAGHLGKLELASSNLANSWAMVTGFSFMVGLSGALETLCGQGYGAKMFRMLGIHLQTSSIISFFFSIVVSVIWWYSDRILILLHQEPAIAHEAGVFLKFLIPGLFAYAFLQNIVRFLQAQSIILPLACIAVAALVLHIGIAYALVHWTHLGFKGAALAVSISFWITFIALSLYVLFSKKFSHIRPEGLSSEPLQHLLSNLKLALPSAGMVCLEYWAFEILVLLAGLMPNAETTTSVVAMCVNTETIAYMISYGLSAAASTRVSNEIGAGNIRKAKQAMAVTLKLAIVAALIVDLALGFGHNAWAGLFSDEAEIIRKFASMTPLLLVSFLFDFIQGILSGVARGCGWQRFAMCINLASFYFIGMTIGAILAFKFNKGYKGLWVGLICGLACQSTSLLLLTFFIKWGKEDQVSKDTNNENESQP, from the exons ATGACAATAACTAACTTGAACGCCCCGTCACCGTCACCGTCACCAACTCCGGCACCGGCACCGGAACAAACTCCGGCATGGTCACCGGAAAAAACTCCGGCACCGACTCCGGCACCGGCATCAACATTGGTTGAACAAAAGGAGAATCCAATGAACAAGTCATGTGGACAGATAATCAATTGTAAAGAAGCGAAAAATCAAGTGTTGTTCTCCGTTCCGATGATTGTAGTGAACGGTTGTTTCTACTTCATCAGCCTCGTCTCCGTCATGTTTGCCGGACATCTCGGGAAGCTCGAGCTGGCTTCCTCGAATCTCGCTAATTCATGGGCCATGGTCACTGGTTTCTCATTCATG GTCGGGCTAAGTGGTGCACTTGAGACATTATGTGGTCAAGGATACGGCGCGAAAATGTTCAGGATGTTAGGGATACATCTTCAAACATCGAGCATCATATCGTTCTTCTTTTCTATCGTTGTTTCTGTCATTTGGTGGTATTCGGATCGAATTCTGATTTTACTTCATCAAGAAcctgcaatagcacatgaagcAGGGGTGTTCTTGAAGTTCCTCATACCGGGATTGTTTGCGTATGCTTTCTTGCAAAACATTGTGAGGTTTCTTCAAGCTCAATCGATCATCTTACCTTTAGCTTGCATCGCGGTTGCAGCTCTAGTTCTCCACATTGGCATTGCTTATGCTCTGGTTCATTGGACACATCTTGGTTTCAAAGGAGCAGCATTAGCTGTTTCGATTTCATTTTGGATCACATTCATCGCGTTGAGTCTATACGTGCTTTTCTCCAAGAAGTTTAGTCATATAAGGCCCGAAGGTCTCTCATCCGAGCCACTTCAACATCTtctttcaaacttgaagttggCTTTGCCCTCTGCTGGCATGGTGTG CTTGGAGTATTGGGCGTTTGAGATTCTTGTGTTATTAGCTGGTTTGATGCCAAACGCGGAAACAACTACTTCTGTCGTTGCAATGTG CGTAAATACAGAAACCATAGCCTACATGATATCTTATGGCCTCAGTGCAGCTGCAAG CACGAGGGTGTCAAACGAGATAGGAGCAGGAAATATCCGCAAAGCTAAACAAGCTATGGCTGTTACTCTCAAACTAGCTATTGTTGCTGCACTCATAGTTGATTTAGCCCTAGGTTTTGGTCACAATGCTTGGGCTGGCCTCTTCAGTGATGAAGCGGAGATTATTCGTAAATTTGCCTCAATGACACCTCTCCTATTAGTCTCTTTCTTGTTCGATTTCATACAAGGAATTCTATCAG GAGTAGCAAGAGGATGTGGATGGCAACGTTTCGCAATGTGCATCAACTTGGCAAGTTTTTATTTCATTGGTATGACAATAGGCGCAATCCTGGCTTTCAAGTTCAACAAAGGATATAAG GGTTTATGGGTAGGGTTGATTTGTGGTCTAGCATGCCAATCTACTAGCTTGTTGCTATTGACATTCTTTATAAAATGGGGAAAAGAAGATCAAGTCTCAAAGGATACCAACAATGAAAATGAATCCCAACCTTAA
- the LOC101259292 gene encoding uncharacterized protein codes for MGGGFRVLHLVRPFLSFLPEVQSADRKIPFREKVLYTVISLFIFLVCSQLPLYGIHSTTGADPFYWMRVILASNRGTVMELGITPIVTSGLVMQLLAGSKIIEVDNNVREDRALLNGAQKLLGILIAIGEAVAYVLSGMYGSVSQLGVGNAVLIIIQLWFAGIIVICLDELLQKGYGLGSGISLFIATNMCENIIWKAFSPTTINSGRGAEFEGAVIALFHLLITRTDKVRGLREAFYRQNLPNVTNLLATVLIFLIVIYLQGFRVVLPVRSKNARGQQGSYPIKLFYTSNMPIILQSALVSNVYFISQLLDRKYSGNFFVNLLGKWKESEYSGQSIPVGGLAYYITAPSSLADMVAHPFHAIFYIVFMLSACALFSKTWIEVSGSSARDVAKQLKEQQMVMPGHRESNLYKELNRYIPTAAAFGGVCIGLLTVLADLMGAIGSGTGILLAVTIIYQYFETFEKEKASEMGFFGL; via the exons ATGGGAGGTGGATTCAGAGTACTCCATCTTGTTCGTCCATTTCTCTCGTTCCTGCCTGAAGTTCAGAGTGCTGATCGAAAAATTCCATTCAGAGAGAAGGTTTTATACACTGTGATCTCTCTATTTATTTTCCTGGTATGCAGTCAGTTACCTTTGTATGGCATACACTCCACAACTGGTGCCGATCCGTTCTATTGGATGCGTGTTATCCTTGCTTCAAACCGTGGAACTGTCATGGAACTTGGAATCACTCCAATTGTGACTTCTGGATTGGTTATGCAACTTTTAGCTGGGTCAAAGATCATTGAAGTTGACAACAATGTTCGGGAGGACCGAGCACTTCT GAATGGTGCACAAAAGTTATTAGGGATTCTCATAGCTATTGGTGAAGCAGTTGCATATGTTCTCTCTGGCATGTATGGCAGTGTTAGTCAGCTTGGGGTTGGAAACGCAGTGCTGATAATTATTCAACTGTGGTTTGCTGGCATAATTGTTATTTGCCTTGATGAGCTCCTTCAGAAAGGATATGGTCTGGGCTCCGGTATCTCACTTTTTATAGCTACCAACATGTG CGAGAACATCATCTGGAAAGCATTTAGTCCAACCACAATCAACAGTGGTCGTGGAGCTGAATTTGAAGGAGCTGTTATAGCTTTATTCCATTTATTGATCACTCGAACTGACAAGGTTCGTGGACTTCGTGAGGCATTCTACCGGCAGAACCTTCCGAACGTAACAAACTTGCTTGCCACAGTCTTGATCTTCCTTATTGTTATCTACCTGCAAGGGTTCCGTGTTGTTTTGCCCGTAAGGTCAAAGAATGCCCGTGGACAGCAGGGTTCATATCCAATTAAGCTGTTCTACACTTCCAATATGCCCATTATCTTACAATCAGCACTTGTATCCAATGTTTACTTCATTTCCCAG TTGCTGGATAGGAAGTACAGTGGCAATTTTTTTGTAAACCTCTTGGGCAAGTGGAAAGAATCTGAATATTCTGGTCAATCTATACCTGTCGGTGGTCTTGCCTATTATATTACTGCACCATCAAG CTTGGCGGATATGGTAGCACATCCTTTCCACGCTATATTCTACATTGTGTTCATGCTATCAGCATGTGCCTTATTCTCAAAGACTTGGATAGAAGTATCAGGATCATCAGCAAGAGATGTGGCTAAGCAGTTAAAG GAACAACAAATGGTGATGCCTGGGCATAGGGAATCGAATTTGTACAAGGAGTTGAACCGTTATATACCAACAGCTGCAGCCTTTGGCGGTGTCTGCATTGGCCTGTTGACTGTGTTGGCTGATCTGATGGGGGCAATTGGTTCAGGGACAGGAATTCTATTGGCTGTTACTATCATCTACCAGTATTTCGAGACATTTGAGAAGGAAAAAGCCAGTGAAATGGGTTTCTTTGGTCTTTAA